From the genome of Ictalurus furcatus strain D&B chromosome 4, Billie_1.0, whole genome shotgun sequence, one region includes:
- the fbxo36a gene encoding F-box only protein 36a isoform X1, translating to MASLLPELLFETSGQAPAPSKDFFQLDVTKTQVIWRWWKISLHVKLQSTLPGEMKQSHKEFLNDERLQKQVGMVLGSQLLEYTLGLCEGRFDYLERLPDKLLLHFLSYMSYQDICHLRQTSRRFRKLCDSNEFWEQEVRRCGDDITPEIEMLAKKFGWRRIYITFYHSKAQLGSDKDIPMDMGEDEGKDEPHESL from the exons ATGGCGTCCCTGCTGCCCGAGTTACTGTTTGAGACCAGTGGTCAGGCCCCTGCTCCTTCTAAAGATTTCTTTCAGCTCGATGTAACAAAAACACAG gtAATATGGAGGTGGTGGAAGATTTCTCTGCATGTTAAGTTGCAAAGCACGTTGCCCGGAGAAATGAAACAGAGTCATAAGGAGTTTCTAAATGATGAGAGACTACAGA AACAAGTTGGTATGGTGCTTGGGTCACAGCTCCTGGAGTACACACTTGGCCTCTGTGAAGGGAGGTTTGATTATCTGGAGCGTTTGCCTGATAAGCTGCTGCTGCATTTTCTTTCCTATATGAGCTACCAGGATATCTGCCACCTCAGACAGACCTCACGCCGTTTCAGGAAG CTGTGTGACTCTAATGAATTCTGGGAGCAGGAAGTGCGGCGTTGCGGTGATGATATCACACCCGAAATAGAGATGCTGGCCAAGAAGTTTGGCTGGAGGAGGATCTACATCACTTTCTATCATAGTAAAGCCCAACTTGGTAGCGATAAAGACATACCCATGGACATGGGTGAAGATGAGGGCAAAGATGAACCACATGAATCCCTTTAA
- the fbxo36a gene encoding F-box only protein 36a isoform X2 — MASLLPELLFETSGQAPAPSKDFFQLDVTKTQVIWRWWKISLHVKLQSTLPGEMKQSHKEFLNDERLQKQVGMVLGSQLLEYTLGLCEGRFDYLERLPDKLLLHFLSYMSYQDICHLRQTSRRFRKEVRRCGDDITPEIEMLAKKFGWRRIYITFYHSKAQLGSDKDIPMDMGEDEGKDEPHESL, encoded by the exons ATGGCGTCCCTGCTGCCCGAGTTACTGTTTGAGACCAGTGGTCAGGCCCCTGCTCCTTCTAAAGATTTCTTTCAGCTCGATGTAACAAAAACACAG gtAATATGGAGGTGGTGGAAGATTTCTCTGCATGTTAAGTTGCAAAGCACGTTGCCCGGAGAAATGAAACAGAGTCATAAGGAGTTTCTAAATGATGAGAGACTACAGA AACAAGTTGGTATGGTGCTTGGGTCACAGCTCCTGGAGTACACACTTGGCCTCTGTGAAGGGAGGTTTGATTATCTGGAGCGTTTGCCTGATAAGCTGCTGCTGCATTTTCTTTCCTATATGAGCTACCAGGATATCTGCCACCTCAGACAGACCTCACGCCGTTTCAGGAAG GAAGTGCGGCGTTGCGGTGATGATATCACACCCGAAATAGAGATGCTGGCCAAGAAGTTTGGCTGGAGGAGGATCTACATCACTTTCTATCATAGTAAAGCCCAACTTGGTAGCGATAAAGACATACCCATGGACATGGGTGAAGATGAGGGCAAAGATGAACCACATGAATCCCTTTAA